The genome window CCGTGCACCTGCCCCCTCCTGGTCCCTGTGCCAGGCAGGGGGGCAGCCTGTTGGCTCCTGCAGGGCCCTGAAGCACGACAACCTGCTCCAGTGTCTGGCCCAGTGCGCAGAGGTGACGCCCTACCTTCTGGTCATGGAGTTCTGCCCCATGGTGAGTGGCTGCCCACTACCACCTCTGCCACCAAGCTAGGGGCCCCCTAACTCCCTGGTTCCCAGGAGCAACCACTGTCAGCAGGGGTGGGGACTGTTAGTCCTAGGCCAGGCAGGAGGCTGACATCTCTTTCACCTCTTGGGGCGTCTTTACTGCATGTCATCCCTGAGGGCCACCAGCAATCTGGACCCTGCTGTCCAGCTGCCTCCCTAGGTGGCCATGACCTCTATGGCTTCCCTGGCATGTGGGGAGGGGCTCCCTTGCACTGGATGGGGTCAACAGCTTGGGGAGGAACCTGTGACCTCGGGCCACCTTCCTGGGGTCTGTCCTGTTCAGCGTCCTGCTTAGTTGTGCCATGTGGGGTCTGTTCTGGGTGGCCACAGCATGTGTGGACTGACTGGTTATGGGGCTGCCCCTCTTGGCAGGGGGATCTCAAGGGTTACCTGCGGAGCTGCCGAGTGGCTGAGTCCATGGCACCtgaccccctgaccctgcagcgCATGGCCTGTGAGGTGTCCTGCGGTGTCCTACACCTGCACCGCCATAACTATGTGCACAGGTGAGGGCTGTGGGGATCCTTCTTGGGCTGAGGGGAGACCCTCCCCTGACACAGCCTCTGGGGACCACTGCCCAAAGGAGCTCCACCAACTATCCAGAGGACCAGGATGGGCATACTATCTGCTGTCTGTGGGTGCCCAGAGAGAGAGCGTGTGGCTGTCCTCTGGCCCCAAGGTAGTGCCTCCAGCTGCTGGCACTTCCTCCTGGTCCCCTGCTCCAGTCCCCAGGGAGATGGTGctgtcctcctcctgctctgtccCCTGAGGTCGGCGAGCCAGCCAGCGTGGGGTCCCCAGAAGACGTGGCCATGGACATGGCCGTCCTCCCCAACAACATCCTGGTGCTGAGTGATGATCAACAACTCCAGCATCAGTGATTTTGTTGCAGAGGGCAGCTGCTAGCCTCCCGGTCTGATGCTGAGCCCTGCCTGCACCCCGAGTGCAGGCCTGTGCCCCCCATCTGTGTCCCCCTAGTGGCAGCCTCTGGCAGATGTGTGCTGCCCGTGTGTATGTGTCCAGGGCCCCCAACACCCCCGTGGGCACCCAGGGCTGGGTTGGAGGtagtggtggggagggagagccaTCAGGAACACTGGACCCCAGCTGCACCTTGGGTACCCCTGGGatgtggggggagggcaggaacAGAAACCTTAAGACACTTCAAACATCTGTGCACTCATGGATTCCCAGCTCCCTGGAGCCGCCCTGCTACAAGCCAAAGTGGCAGGAAAGATTTTGGGGCTGAGGAGGGGTTATACACTGGAGTCCCAGGGAAAGAGGGGGGCAGGCACTGGGATAGGTCCCAGTGGCAGCCAGACCTTGTTTACATTTTCTCTGAGACTTGTCCTTATGGATTCCCCAGTGCCTGGCCTGGAAGGCAGGGGATCaagcaggctggggtggggggctatgAGGGgtcttcccccacctgcagggcccccCAGTTGACCACCCTCCCCCCACAGTGACCTGGCCCTGAGGAACTGCCTGCTCACAGCTGACCTGACTGTCAAGGTCGGGGACTACGGCCTGTCCCACAGCAAATACAGAGTaagtgtggggggtgggaggaggtggggactggtggggcCAAGGTGACCTGTCCCTGTCTGCTGGCAGGAGGACTACTTTGTGACAGCCGACCAGCTGTGGGTGCCTCTGCGCTGGATGGCACCTGAGCTGGTGGACGAGGTGCATAGCAACCTGCTGGTGGCTGGGCAGACCAAGGCCAGCAATGTGTGGTGAGTGGGCGGGGCCCAGGGACAGGCTGGGGGCCATCTGCTGCTGCCACCAGCCCTCTGCCACTCATTCATCTGCCTGCTTCCTAGGGTGGGTGTCTTCCTGGGACAGGCCTGTGCCATCAGCTGTGACACAGCAGGGACATCTCCACTGTGTTCCTGGTCCTTGACTGGGACCCTGCTTGCATCCTGCCTGCTTCCCATTAGAGCCCAGATGTGTAACCTGCCCTGATGCCCTCTCCCTCTGATCCCACCTCTCCCCAGCTGAGCCTCCCTGCCTGTCCCCTGCTGCTTCATGGTACAGGGCTCTGAGCTGTCACCAAATCCACAGTCCTGTGTCCCAGAGCTTCATGAGGCCACTGCCCACCAGAAGTAGCCTAGGGAGGTCTGCCCACCCATGTCCTAGACAatgccctggtcccccaccttccTCAGCAGCCTCATCTCTGCCCTGGTGTCACTTACTGTGTGTTGCTATGAGGTGGGGAATGAAGGAAgtgacaaacacaaacacacagctTACAGCAAGCcggcctggcttttttttttttttttttaaatttactttcccttttggtgcccttgtttttcattgttactgatgtcatcattgttaagacaggacagagagaaatgaagagaggaggggaagacagaggggtggggagaaagatacatacctgtagacctacttcactgcctgtgaattgacccccctgcaggtggggagccgggggctcgaaacggaatccttacgctggtccttgctttgcaccacctgcgcttaacccgctgaactaccgcccgactcccccgccTGGTTTTTATGAGCCGTGCCTTCCTGGCCTGGCGGGTGGCAGGCCACACCCTGCCTGGCCACCCCCCACATGTTGCCCTGCCTACAGGTCTCTGGGTGTGACCCTGTGGGAGCTGTTTGAGCTGGGCACACAGCCCTACCCGCAGCACTCAGACCGGCAGGTGCTGGCCTACACCGTCCGGGAGCAGCAGCTCAAGCTGCCCAGACCCCAGCTGTCACCCACCCTGTCCGACCGATGGTGAGACCCCACATCTGggcttgcaggtggggggggggggtggaggcgtCCCCACCAAAGGAGGCTTCCAGTTCCCTGAGAGCCAAAATGACTCCTGAGTTGCAGGGTTCCAGCCATTTCTGGCCAGAAGGGATATGATCTCTGTACCCCAAACTGGCCAGCAGGCAGGGTGGGGTGCGCTGTAGGGAACTGCCTCCGCCCCTGGGGTTCCCTTGCTCCCTGAGCATAACTGGGGATAGACGGGGGGTCGCTTAATCAGTGGTGGTCCCTTAACCGATCCCCCTAGAACGCAGAGAGCAAACCATGCTCAGCACTGAGACAACTACGTCCTTCTCTGAGGCGGGCGTGGTCACTAGGGGGCGTGGCCTGCCGGGTGGTCGGGTGGGCGTGGCCATGTCTGATCATGGCGCGGCGTTGCCGAGTGAGCGTGGCATCACCCGACAGGGGCGTGGTCAGACATGATAGGGCGTGACCATGCCGGGTGGGTGTGGCCGCGCGTGGCTTAGCCTAGCCTCTTACAGGTACGAAGTGATGCAGTTCTGCTGGCTACAGCCGGAGCAGCGGCCCACAGCCGAGGAGGTGCACCTGCTGCTCACTTACCTGTGCACACAGGGTACATCCGAGGTGGAGGAGGACTTTGAGCGGCGCTGGCGCTCCATGCGGCCGGGCGGGGGCGGCCTGGAGTCGGCGGGGCTGGCGCTGGGGGTGGCGGGCGAGCTGGCCGCCGCATCATCCTTCCCGCTGCTGGAGCAGTTCGCGGGGGACGGCTTCCACGGCGACGGTGACGACGTGCTGACGGTGACAGAGACAAGCCGCGGCCTCAACTTCGAGTACAACTGGGAGACAGGCCGCGGGGCTGAGGCTTTTCCGCCGCTGGGGGCCGTGCACCTGCAGGAGCCGGGGGCCCTCGACGGCGCACCTCCTGGTGTGGTGCCGGTGCTCAGCGCGCACAGCCCCTCGGTGGGCAGCGAGTACTTCATCCGCCTGGAGGAGCCCGCGTCCACCGCCGGCCACCACCAAGACTGCGCTGGCTGCGCCCCCAGGCCCCGCCGAGGCTCCCAGTCTCCCTCTGACGCCGGGGACCCCGATGACGACTCAGACGGCAGTGCAAGTGCCTCGCTAGCCATGGAGCCGCTGCTGGGCCGACCGCCGCCCTCGGACGACCCCTGGGGTGGCCGCTACCTGAGAGGGAGCCTTGGCCAGCCCCCGCCTTGGCCCTCGCGCTCACCCTCCCCTGAGGCCCAGATGCTGCAGTCCCCCAGAGCTGAGGACCTTGACTGGGGCGCTGTGGCTTTCTGCCCGCCCTTTTTGGAGGACCTGCCCAGCACACCCCCCACAGAGTCCCCAGGTGGAAAGGAGCAGCGGGCAACCAGGGGCAGCAGGGCTGCCTCACACAGACACTGGACCTCCAATGTGTctgccaacaacaacagtggccaGCGCTCCCAGGAGTGCTCAGAGCCCAGCTTCTCCCGCGGCTGTGTGGACTGCTGTCCTGACTCAGAGCAGcccccctgggccagcccagagttgcaccaccccctggccatGGAGGACTCCAGAGAATCCCTCCTCAGGCTGCAGGAGGTTGTCACCTGCCTGGTCACACCGCCCTGGACAGAGGATGGGGGCCATGGAGACCCTCCAGAGCTCAGGCTTACTGAGGAAGCTGAGGGTCCCAGTGGGCCCCCACTACCCctcccatccatcccatccccatcccaggaGGGAGCCCCACTCCCCGCTGAGGAGGCTGGTGCccccaccaccctgcctgcatctCCCACACCGGCCACTGAGCCAGCTGGACCCCAGGACAGTGGCAGCAACTTGCTGGAGCTGGAGGCATCAGGCAGTGAGGACGAAGACGCCACTGAGGCCACACCTGGTATTTTTACTGACCTGTCCAGTGATGGCCCACAGCCAGAGAGGCCCAGTATGGTGCCAGCCCTGCGCTCCCTGCAGAAGCAAGCAGGCACCCCCGACTCCCTGGACTCACTGGACATCCCATCCTCTGTCAGCAGTGGTGCCTATGAGTCTTGCAGCCCCTCAGCCATGGGAACTCCTGGTGTGCAGCCCCGTGCCTTGGACAGTGGCTATGACACAGAGAATTACGAGTCCCCCGAGTTTGTGCTCAAGGAAGCACACGAGTCCGGTGAGCTGGGGGCCTTTGGGGAGCAGATCTCTGAGGGCCAGAGCCCAGGGCCCGAGACCCAGCTCTCCACACTTCCAGGCGGCCTGAATGAGAAGAACCCCTACAGAGACTCAGCCTATTTCTCTGACCTGGACACAGAGCCAGAGCTGCCCTGTGCCCCTGAGACCCCAGACCCTGAGCTGGAATTGGGGAGCCCTCAGGGCCCAGCCACAGAGTCTGAAAGGATCTCCCTGGAAGCTGGGGTGCATGAGGAGGGCCTGCCCCTGCCGCTGCCCAGAGAAGCTTCCCCAGAACCTGGCCCTGACCCCacactgccacctcccaggccccccagcccagcccaggagcTGCCAGTGGTGCCCAGCCTTGGGGGCTCCATTTTCCTGCTGAGCCCAGTCACCAGTGCAGAGAACCAGGAGGCCCCAGGCCTACTGTCACCAGTGGCGCTGCAGAACCGGATAGGTGCCCCCTCCAGAGCCCCGCTCTGCCTGGCCCTGCCTGCAGCCCCTGAGGGCAGGCCTAAGGAGGAGGACAACGACGACAGCGACGAGTCGGATGAAGAGCTTTCCTGCTACAACATGCAGGAGCCTAGCGAGGACAGCGAGGAGGAGGCGCCCGTGCCGGTGGTGGTGGCTGAGCGCCAGAGCGCACACAACCTGCGCAGCCTGCTCAAGATGCCCAGCCTGCTGACCCAGGCCTTCTGTGAGGACCTGGAGCGCAAGAAGAAAGCCGTGTCTTTCTTCGACGATGTCACCGTCTACCTCTTTGACCAGGTGCGGAGGCCTCGCTGGCAGCGGGCAGACAGGGGCTGTGGTGCTGGGCCCGGTGGCCACCATGTGCTGCTCTACCCCTGCAGGAGAGCCCAACCCGGGAGGCTGGGGAGCCTCTCCTGGCAGCCAAGGAGCCGGCACCAACCTTCTTGGCCGGATCCTCTGGAGCTCTGGGCCGACCACGCCAGGCAGACAACTCCCGAGAAGGCTGCACCGCAGAGGGTgagctgggggcggggcctgatGCTTCGACGTCACGCGGGGCGGGGCCTTCCAGACACGTGACGTCACGCACATAGGGTCACGGTGTATCATCATGAGTGGACAGGGCCTTCGGGCGAGGCTTCGGGCTGGGACTCCTCAGTGTTGTATTAGTCACGCCCCTAGGCGCTAGGTGGGTGTGTGACGCCACGAGTGACGTGAACTGGTGACGTCCTGGCCCGCGTGACCTACTCTTTGCAGGAGGAGGGTTCCCCTGGGCGGAGGACTTCCCGCTGCTGTCCGCTGAGAAGCCGCCCCTGGCCACCCCTGCACCCCCCACGCCCCCCGCTCCAGGCCTCTTCTCGCGCTTCACTGTGTCGCCCGCGCCCGCGTCCCGCTTCTCTATCACCCACGTCTCAGACCCGGACGCCTGCGCCCAGCGAGGTGAGGCTGGGGGCGCCCGGCGGGAGGGACCCCAGCAGGGACCTAGGGGGCGGGCGGGTGCCTTCACTCCTGTCCCCTGTTCcctatggggaaactgaggccccaaGAGGTCGGGACACTCCCTGAACCATGGGCTTCGGACTGGACTCTCAGCACAGCCCGATTCTGCAGGGGCCTGTCTACATGGGACTACAGCCAGTGTCCCCCAGTCGCCCGCGGACACCTCCACTTCCCATAGGAAGGAGGGCGTGGTGCATCTGCTGGCCCTGGGTGCGTGCCCTGCAGAAACAGGCCTGGGATGGTAACCCTGGCAAGGCTGGCCGCTGGGAGCTTGGGGGCAGCTATCCTGGGGCTCCGTGTGCTATCATCACCCCCTTgctcatcctcccccccccccccgtttgccAGGGCCTGCAGCGGGTGCTGAGGGCAGCTGCAAAGAGGCTTGAGGCACAGGCAAACCCCACCCAGAGGCTGACGTCACTGGAGTCCCAGCTCCAGCAGCATGGACAATAGTGACCAAGAATGAGTGGCTGCTCCCAGTGCCCGGGTTTCCTGCGCCCCCCCACCCTCCGTTGGTCAGCAAGGACACAGGCTGCCCTCTGGCTCTGGACAGAGTGAGCCCGGGGTGTCTGAGGCTGGTCTGCCCTGGATACTGGGGTTCTCTACACCCCTGGGGGCCCCAGGCAGCTATGTCCACCCTTTACTGCCCTCCAGTCTGAGGCCCAGTGATGGACTCTGAGGCTTGGGGGGGGGTCTTGCTTTTGGCAAGAGGCCCCCTGGGATAGACTCTGACACCCTCTGCCTGACCCTCCTGGTTCTGGCTTTGCTCAATGTAGGAGGGGGCCCCAGGCCCCTCACCTTGTCTGTGGCTccaagcctcccctccccccaccagctGACTCAACTGGACTTGAGTGTCCCCCCACTCTGACTGCCAAGGGAAGGGGGCCCACACCCCACGACTAGTCAGGGGCTCCTGAtgcagggatggggtgggggcaggggggacaGGGTCATGCAGGGCATATTTTTGTAATCACTGTTGTATGAGCGAATGAGAATAGGGCGATTTTAAGTTATTGTTGCCAAAGAGATGTAAAGTTTACTGTTGCTTCTGGGGTGTGTCTATGGGGgggattgtttttgttttgtttcctgtttatagtTTGAGGCATAAGACGCTGATGCAATGActttcttgttccttttttttaaaagagaaagcaagctaaggaataaaaaaaaagcacttcTAAGTGTGTCCTTTCTTTTGTGGGACTGTAGTCAGAAGCtgggcaggtgggggtctggccaTGTGGAGGTGGTGCTCAGCTGCTGGCTTTGCCAGGGTGGGCACTGTAACTGTTGGCACAGCTGAGCAGAAAGGCTGCATTGTTGGCACAGTAGGTAGAAGAGAGGTGGAGTGGCCTGGACCAGAGCAGTGATGGGAACCACTCTGTCCACTTCTGTTGTGAGTTGGATTTGGCCACTTCTGCCCTGTGATTCTACCTCCCACCCACTAGAAACCTCCTGTTGTGGCAGCGAGAGGCAGGGAGTCCTCCCATCTGTCCCACATTGTCCTAGGGCAAAGCAGGTGGGGTGGTGAATTCTTAGGGGGATGATATCTGGAACTTGTCCCCATGTCAGTGGTCACCACGGTTGAGTTTCAGCCACAAACATCAGAAAGTAGATCCAGTTAGAATGTGAAAAAATTGTATTTTAGCTGGAACTCAGAAGCAGATGGGCTGGGGCAGAACCTCTGACAGTGGACACAGTGGGGGTGGAAGGGCCCAGGAAGGAGGGCCTGGTGAGGCCTCCCACAGCTGACTGCAAGAGTGGGGTGTCCCAGCAGGGGGTCCAATGCTTTTAACAGTCCTCTTCAAAGAAGGGTGCAGTGCCCCCTGCTGTTCCCTGTCTCAGGTGACAGCACAGTTAGCATGGGCTGGGGGCAACTGCTTATTGAGCACTCAGTTGGGGACCACCCTGAggatgccactgcccacccctagCCAGCAGGTCTGGTAGGGGCCAGCCCCTCCATCGTTGGCTTGAGGCCACTCCCACAGGGCTAGCTGGGTCCTGCCCAGGCCAGATGGTGGGGTGGCCAGCGCTGGGCAGGTCTCAGGTATGGAAGTGGACAATGCTCTGATggagcaggggtggggcaggcagtgggTGTGGGCCAGCCATCAGCCCAGGATGGGAGCAGACCTGTCATTGGTTACTGTGGGCTTCAGCTGGACATTGGTGAAGGGGTTcctgaggagagaagaggagatgggGTTAGTGTGGGCAAGCCTGTTGCACCCCTAGAACCACCCCCTGCCCCGCAAGAGACCCTGGTCAGTGGCCCAGGCTTGGTGTTCAGAACCAATGGGCAGTGATGGCCTTTCAGAGGGATTTGGGGGGTGCTCCCATGGAAGAAGGGAGTGTGTGGGGTCCTCTCTGCACTCTCCACTCTGCCTACGGGGACATGTCACCTGGTAACCATGTGGACAGACATGGGCCACCACACAGGCCTGCCCCATACATGCCAGGGGATGGGGCCTGGCCAGCTAGACAGACTGGGGCCAGGCACATCGGCAGAGACAGGGTGGCTGGGGTGGACTCTGCCCCCTGCAGAGGGCACCTGCCTCCTAGGGGCCACACCACTCCCTGTGCATGGGGCAGGTTCCATGGATAGATGGGACACTCCAGACAAGGGAAGACAGGGATGAGATGAATGTGGGGGCCACAGCGGGGCACTCTTGGCCTCCACAGGTGCAGTGCAGGGCACGGGCTGGGGGGGGGCACAGGACGCAGGTAGCCTGCTGACAGCACAGATGGCACATGGGACATGGACAGGACCACACTTCCAGCTACAAGCATTACCTGGGGCAGGAGTCACCTCTGGCAGTGCTGGTGGAACATCTGAGGGGTGGCCACTGGGCATGTGGTCCAGCCTGCCTCAGGGGAGGGTGCTAGGGGCACCACCCTGCATGTTTCCCAAACCTAAGACTGCACTGAGCTAGGACACACTACTGGGGAGGGGCAGACCAAGACTGTCTTCTTACTTCTGggttgagccctgagtcctgtgaTGGGGACCCCATTAACATCTGGATCTgcaggctgggaggtagcacaatagaTGGGTATGTTGGAGTCTTGGTCATGGGGTCCTGAGGTCCTAAGCTTGATCCCTGGTGTCACATATGCCAGATGGATTCTCTGGATATTtttcttaatcactcactcactctaataaaataaaagcctttgAAATCTGATTACCAAATTACAGTACTGCCAAATCTGGTCACTCCTAGGGGTGTCCTTGCTTCTGATCCATGCTCCTGATCTGTGACTACATGCCACACTACTATCATACTGCTGTGATGAGGGAAGGGCACCCAGGCCCTGGCTGCCACCTGACCAGACCCTGTTCTAGACAACAGCTTTGTGTCTCTGGCTGTCCCTTTCCCACTCAGCGTCAAGGTGGCTGGTCCTGGGAGGTGGGACacggagacagaggggagagtgTGGGCCCTGCTTAGGGGTAGGAGAAGGGGCTGTGACTTCTGTATTGATCAAGCTAGAGGGCAGAATGGCCAGGGGGCAGTAGCTTGGCTTCCTGTCTTGACGCTCCCAGTCCCCTTAGGGAGGGTGGAGGGCAAGAGACCACCACTTCTACAGGGAGAAGGGCTCCCAAGAgtctctctggtctctggtcagCACTGTCCTCCCTCTAATACTGCGGTGCATACCCTAGATTCTAAGGAGAGGAGCCAGGCTCTCCAGGAACCTCCTCCTGCAATCCCCTCATAGTGTAGACCAGAGTCTTGGGGTATCAAGACCCTTGAGCATATAGCACCTTCTAGAATGTTCTGTGAAAGAACAGGAAAATGCACTGGAGACTACTCATGACCCTGGTGGGTGGAGTGTGAGAACTAAACTGACAGGACCTAACAGGATGAGGCTTCTCGCAAACCCACTGCTCTCTAGGGCAGAGGCACATAGGCATCTGTTGCTGGAGCTAGCAGTGCCAGGGTGCCTCCCGGCAGTGCACCTGGTAGGTGACTAACAAGAGCCAAGTCCACAAAGTGCAGGGCTGTGCTGGAGAAGAGTTGGTTAAAAGTCACATTGGGCTAGTCAATCTTTCACAGAGAGCAAACAGACTTGTACTGGTAGCCTCTGCCTGGCAACGTAGGTCTGAGTGGCAGGAGGCCTCTGCACTGCCCCATGGGTGGCCCTGGGACACCTGTCTTGGAGCCCCATCCTTGAGGTTTGTCTCTGTGGGTGTCTGCTGCCCACTGTCGCTCACATTCATTTCCAGCAGCTTCGTTCCCAGAGCCACCGTGATGGCGGACAATCGTCTGTGATTATTTTCTGAGTCAACTGCTTGCATACAGGGTACAGCTGCGTCGCCGTCAAGTACCATGTTCTGCGGGGAGTCCGGTGCTCTTGGATGTGCGTGGAGCCCAAGTCTTCAGGGCGAGTGCCTGCCCTTTTGGAGTTGATGTGCTGGCATTTCCAGACTCCTCAAACTGCCCAGGGGTACCCTCTCCCCCAACTGAAGGTGGGGCCAGGCTGACAGTGCATCTGGGCGATGCATTAGGGACCCCGATTTCTACCCTGTGTCACTACACCCAGACAGAAGCTGTGCTGGCCTGTGCTCCCTGGGGCAGgacaggcagctggctgccagTGTGCTCTGGTGACCACCAGCAGAGCTGCTGTGCCCCCCATGTCAGCTGGGCACTAGGCAGGGTGCTGGGGGTGAAAGACCCACTCACCTGGCCATGGTCCCCCCACATCTCTCCACAGGTGGCTCACCACCCGAGCTCATCAGAGGCAAGAGAGAAATCCAGGCTGAAGCCCTGTGTCCACAGCGGGCTGCCACAGGGGTGGGGGTCAGCGGAAGCCAGCAGCCCCATAAGCTTCCAGAGAGGAGGACAGCACCCACAGAGATATCAGGGAAAACAAAGGCCCAGAGCCCATAGCCCAGAATGGAGGTAGCTTGCAGACCCTCAGACCCCAGTCCTTTATGCCCACAGGCGAGGCCTGAGGGCGTGGCAGAGCTGGGATGTGGCTGAGCAGCGTAAGAGCAAGGGCACTTACTACTCTAGTCAGCAGCTCAGAATCGGGCCACCTCCACATCAGAGCTGCAAGGAAACACAAGACTGGTTGGTGGCAGAGTGTATGGGGGGTGTGTGCTCCCCCTGACCCCTGCCCAAGTGTTCTGGAGGCTGCTGGGTACATAGGGGTGGGGAGGCTGGAAGGAAGCACCACACCCAACtcgatgcaataaataaaacttttattcaAACAACTGCAGTACAGGGCACAATTCtgatttaaaaaaccaaaaaaaccaaaaaaaaaaaaaaccaaaaaacccaaaaggaggaaaggaaaaatattctCAGCACTTTACATCTTCACACAAGGTCTGCGGTTTGTGTGTACATTCATCCACGGGTCATGGAATCCCCTGGATTTGAGATCTCTTCGCAGAATGCCCAGGCTAGCCCCAGAGGCGCTTTTCAAAACACAGGTGTGAGTCCTGGTTTGCAAgattaggttctttttttttttttttttccttccttaagTATAAAACAGGCCTTTCTGAGTCTTGAGccacttcacacacacacttatcggCTATGGTCCTAGTCCGAGGGCAGCGCTTGCTAAATGACATCAGAAAAAGGGGGTGTCCTCGACTTGGCAGGGGCTCCCACGGTGGGGCGGGCTGGGGGGCACCCTCGCCCACTGCCCAGATTCAGGGTGTGAGAAGACAAAACCAGTAGCTGCTGAGTCCAGCGTGGCGCTTTCTAAAGTCACCGAGACATACAAAAAGATGAGAGCGTTTAGGGACAGGCGCAGGGCCTCGTGCCCAGGGCGCCCTCCCTGGGGCTAGCCTTGGACCCTGGTCCCACATGGCCAGGGCGCCCCTGCTGGCGGCCTTGTTCATCCAGCAGGTAAAGGAGTGGCTTGCAGAAGGTGTGGGGTGGGTGGTCTCGGGGCTCTTTGGAAAGTCCGTGTGTGGCCAGGTGGTGCCCATACCTGCCCCCACTCCACTGGGCAGGCCACCTTGGGGCACTGGGCAGCGGCCTCCCTCATAGGAGCAGCCAGCTTCCTCAGGAggcactggggtggggagggggccccGGGCACCCCCATCCTGTCGCGGGTGCCCCTGTGGGCAGGATAGTCAGATGCAGAATGACAGAACGTACACTGGAGTCCATGcatgtctgttttttgtttgtcagggggaaaaaaaaaaagagtccttttccccattttttttttcttttttggttttttgtttgtttgttttgtttttctttttcttcaaactTTGGGCCCAGGTGGAGCCTTCGGAAAGGGACACTGAGTCATGGacatggcaggtggggagcagaggcaagGACACCCCACCAGATGGGACACATGGGGTGAGGGGTGGCTTGTAAACTCAGGGAGCAGAGGTGGGGCAGCACCATGGACCCTGGGGTGTCAGAGTCTGGGGGTCACCAacaaaaaggcggggggggggaaggggtgggaggggCGGCGGGGGGAGAAAAGAACCCAAGAAGAGACCAGCACACGCTGAGAAGAGACCGGTGGAGACCACAGATTGGGGGTCCTCCGAGCAGTGGCTGCCTGTGGTCAGCGTCCTCACACTGTGGACACCAGCGTGCCGCTGCCACTGCAAAGCAAGCACAGGACGGCTGCggcagcaccccaggccccacccGCCCAGCCCAGGAGGAGGCAGGGCTAGGACGGTTGAGTCTAGGTAccacagatgaagagctgggccAAAAACAGTGctgggggaccccccccccccagtggtggGTCCCAGGTCCAGCTGGATATCCACTAATGGGcctgtccccacccacccacttggTGAGATCCTGCCTGTGTCCCACTCTTCTGAGGGGGGGGTCAGGCCCAAGGATCAGAATAGGCCCAGAGTGGCCCCCTCAGTCTCCTCTCCCTGGAGATTCTCCCCATCCCAGTCCCCTTGAGACTTGGGActccccctctctcacacacacaactgTTCATGGAAATCAGGATGCATCAGAGAAGTGCTTACCTGCTCACAGCCCTTGGCCCATAGTCGTCCAGGCCCTAGGAGGAAGGGGCATGGGTCAGCAAGGGTCCCGGGCACCACAAGGTGTGGGCAGGGCT of Erinaceus europaeus chromosome 14, mEriEur2.1, whole genome shotgun sequence contains these proteins:
- the AATK gene encoding serine/threonine-protein kinase LMTK1 isoform X8; amino-acid sequence: MLTIVSGCMAPQGWGAPSAAAQVCRPGPTQPAVPGGDRPWLVWEGVSGGGELGAEQHAGTGEGAAGQCQCAGADALPGGGPSLQAGGQPVGSCRALKHDNLLQCLAQCAEVTPYLLVMEFCPMGDLKGYLRSCRVAESMAPDPLTLQRMACEVSCGVLHLHRHNYVHSDLALRNCLLTADLTVKVGDYGLSHSKYREDYFVTADQLWVPLRWMAPELVDEVHSNLLVAGQTKASNVWSLGVTLWELFELGTQPYPQHSDRQVLAYTVREQQLKLPRPQLSPTLSDRWYEVMQFCWLQPEQRPTAEEVHLLLTYLCTQGTSEVEEDFERRWRSMRPGGGGLESAGLALGVAGELAAASSFPLLEQFAGDGFHGDGDDVLTVTETSRGLNFEYNWETGRGAEAFPPLGAVHLQEPGALDGAPPGVVPVLSAHSPSVGSEYFIRLEEPASTAGHHQDCAGCAPRPRRGSQSPSDAGDPDDDSDGSASASLAMEPLLGRPPPSDDPWGGRYLRGSLGQPPPWPSRSPSPEAQMLQSPRAEDLDWGAVAFCPPFLEDLPSTPPTESPGGKEQRATRGSRAASHRHWTSNVSANNNSGQRSQECSEPSFSRGCVDCCPDSEQPPWASPELHHPLAMEDSRESLLRLQEVVTCLVTPPWTEDGGHGDPPELRLTEEAEGPSGPPLPLPSIPSPSQEGAPLPAEEAGAPTTLPASPTPATEPAGPQDSGSNLLELEASGSEDEDATEATPGIFTDLSSDGPQPERPSMVPALRSLQKQAGTPDSLDSLDIPSSVSSGAYESCSPSAMGTPGVQPRALDSGYDTENYESPEFVLKEAHESGELGAFGEQISEGQSPGPETQLSTLPGGLNEKNPYRDSAYFSDLDTEPELPCAPETPDPELELGSPQGPATESERISLEAGVHEEGLPLPLPREASPEPGPDPTLPPPRPPSPAQELPVVPSLGGSIFLLSPVTSAENQEAPGLLSPVALQNRIGAPSRAPLCLALPAAPEGRPKEEDNDDSDESDEELSCYNMQEPSEDSEEEAPVPVVVAERQSAHNLRSLLKMPSLLTQAFCEDLERKKKAVSFFDDVTVYLFDQESPTREAGEPLLAAKEPAPTFLAGSSGALGRPRQADNSREGCTAEGGGFPWAEDFPLLSAEKPPLATPAPPTPPAPGLFSRFTVSPAPASRFSITHVSDPDACAQRGACLHGTTASVPQSPADTSTSHRKEGVVHLLALGPAAGAEGSCKEA